The following proteins come from a genomic window of Populus nigra chromosome 6, ddPopNigr1.1, whole genome shotgun sequence:
- the LOC133697308 gene encoding uncharacterized protein LOC133697308, producing the protein MDPVHVLAVQEHVWVNRRPLDFAQVVLEVDTVAAAVVAEEESNNQGRRTGYHGSILGHNIVNLNRKEDLTDEYLQIRESTAIKSLRAFVKAIVEVFDDWYLRAPNEADICRLLSIGEQRGFPGMLGSIDCMHWKWKKCPIAWHEMYTGHCREPTIILEAVASQDLWIWHVFFGMPGSLNDISVLDRSPIFAALAEGRTAPTIPRPLGAKRKYFASKQESARKDVERAFGVLQSRFAIVRGPIRYWDEETLANIMKACIIMHNMIIEDEGAMNLGFDHEREVNSFISVSHGEIPELHDFLQTHNRIRDRATSSQLQEDLVEHL; encoded by the exons ATGGATCCTGTTCATGTCCTAGCAGTGCAGGAACATGTGTGGGTGAACCGAAGACCGCTTGATTTTGCTCAAGTGGTGCTTGAGGTGGACACAG ttgctgctgctgtggtTGCTGAAGAAGAATCGAATAATCAAGGGCGGAGAACAGGGTATCATGGCTCTATTCTTGGCCACAATATTGTCAATCTTAATAGAAAGGAAG ATCTTACTGATGAATATCTTCAAATTAGAGAAAGCACTGCGATAAAAAGTCTTAGAGCTTTCGTCAAAGCAATTGTAGAAGTTTTTGATGATTGGTATCTAAGGGCACCAAACGAGGCCGATATTTGTCGATTATTATCAATTGGAGAGCAGCGTGGATTTCCAGGGATGTTAGGGAGCATTGATTGTATGCATTGGAAATGGAAGAAATGCCCAATTGCATGGCATGAGATGTATACTGGTCATTGTCGTGAACCAACTATAATTCTAGAGGCGGTGGCTTCACAAGATCTTTGGATATGGCATGTCTTTTTTGGAATGCCTGgatcattaaatgatattagTGTTCTTGATCGGTCACCTATCTTCGCTGCACTTGCTGAAGGTCGTACTGCTCCT ACAATCCCAAGGCCATTAGgagcaaagagaaaatattttgcaagtaaGCAAGAGTCTGCAAGAAAGGATGTAGAGCGGGCATTTGGAGTGCTCCAATCTCGTTTTGCAATTGTACGTGGACCTATTCGATACTGGGATGAAGAAACGCTTGCAAATATTATGAAAGCTTGCATAATAATGCATAATATGATTATTGAAGATGAAGGAGCAATGAACCTTGGATTTGACCATGAACGTGAAGTCAATTCCTTTATATCAGTGTCACATGGTGAAATACCAGAActacatgattttcttcaaactcATAATCGAATCAGGGATAGAGCAACTAGCTCTCAACTACAAGAAGATTTGGTTGAACATTTATAG
- the LOC133695798 gene encoding uncharacterized protein LOC133695798 has product MGVDYYNILKLNRNATEEDMKKAYKRLAMKWHPDKNPVNKKEAEAKFKLISEAYDVLSDPNKRQIYDLYGEEGLKSFDQIPPPTTNVGASFRFNPRDAEDIFAEFFGGGGGSGGVGKGYFRNNNGNNYGAELNRKAAPVESKLLCTLEELYKGTRRKMRISRSVPDDFGKPKTVEEILKIDIKPGWKKGTKITFPEKGNQEPGITPADLIFVVDEKPHSVFKRDGNDLVINQKISLLEALTGKTIELTTLDGRYLPVPVTDIVKPGQELLVSNEGMPISKEPTKRGNLRIKFDVTFPTRLTAEQKSDLKKALGAPDN; this is encoded by the exons ATGGGTGTTGATTACTATAACATACTGAAACTGAACCGGAACGCGACTGAAGAGGACATGAAAAAGGCATACAAGAGACTGGCAATGAAATGGCATCCAGACAAGAACCCTGTAAACAAGAAAGAAGCAGAAGCCAAGTTCAAGCTTATCTCCGAAGCCTACGATGTCTTATCAGACCCTAACAAGCGTCAGATCTATGATCTCTACGGTGAAGAAGGGCTCAAGTCTTTTGATCAAATCCCACCTCCAACTACCAATGTGGGTGCTTCTTTCAGGTTCAATCCTCGTGACGCGGAGGATATTTTCGCTGAATTCTTTGGAGGAGGTGGCGGATCCGGTGGTGTTGGAAAGGGGTATTTTCGGaataataatggtaataatTACGGGGCTGAGCTTAACAGGAAAGCGGCGCCTGTTGAAAGCAAGTTGCTTTGCACGTTGGAAGAGCTTTATAAAGGAACTCGAAGAAAGATGAGGATTTCTCGTTCTGTTCCTGATGATTTCGG CAAGCCGAAAACCGTCGAGGAAATCTTAAAGATAGACATCAAGCCTGGCTGGAAGAAGGGCACAAAAATCACTTTTCCTGAGAAAGGCAATCAAGAACCTGGAATCACTCCAGCTGATCTAATTTTCGTGGTGGATGAGAAGCCCCATTCTGTTTTCAAGAGGGATGGAAATGATCTGGTGATCAACCAGAAGATCTCGTTATTGGAAGCTCTCACAGGGAAAACCAtcgaattgacaaccttggatGGAAGGTATCTCCCAGTCCCAGTAACAGATATTGTCAAACCAGGTCAGGAGTTGCTAGTCTCAAATGAAGGAATGCCCATCTCAAAAGAGCCCACCAAGAGAGGAAACCTTAGAATCAAGTTTGATGTCACATTTCCAACAAGACTTACCGCGGAACAGAAATCTGACCTCAAGAAGGCCCTAGGTGCACCTGATAATTAA